The following are from one region of the Silene latifolia isolate original U9 population chromosome 9, ASM4854445v1, whole genome shotgun sequence genome:
- the LOC141599403 gene encoding methylthioribose kinase-like has translation MASIENGFQQLNEKSLVDYIKSTPSLSSVLGDSDNLDIKEVGDGNLNFVYIVTSSSSSLVIKQALPYIRCIGESWPMTKERAYFEATTLKEHGRLCPEHVPEVYHFDHPMSLIGMRYLAPPHIILRKGLIAGVEYPLLAEHMAEYISKTLFYTSLLYTTTTEHKRAVAEFCGNVELCRLTEQVVFSDPYKVSQYNRWTSPQLDHDAEAVREDNDLKLEIAQLKSMFCERAQALIHGDLHTGSVMVTQDSTQVIDPEFSFYGPMGFDIGAYLGNLILAYFAQDGHATEGNDRKAYKKWILKTIEETWNFFYKKFIALWDENKDGSGEAYLLQIYNNPDVWQQVQTKYMRDLFHDSLGFGAAKMIRRIVGVAHVEDFESIVDAGKRADCERKALNLAKMLLKQRRKFVSIDEVISAILQADP, from the exons ATGGCGTCCATCGAAAATGGTTTCCAACAGCTGAACGAGAAGTCACTGGTGGATTACATCAAGTCAACTCCGTCACTTTCCTCAGTTCTCGGAGATTCTGACAACCTCGATATCAAAGAAGTCGGCGATGGTAACCTTAACTTCGTCTACATCGTCACTTCCTCGTCTTCCTCTCTCGTCATTAAACAG GCATTGCCTTACATACGCTGCATAGGGGAGTCATGGCCAATGACGAAGGAGCGTGCATATTTTGAGGCAACAACATTGAAAGAGCACGGACGCCTGTGCCCTGAACATGTTCCAGAAGTCTATCACTTTGATCATCCGATGTCTTTGATTGGCATGCGTTATTTGGCTCCTCCACACATCATTTTAAGGAAGGGTTTGATCGCTGGAGTTGAATATCCTTTGCTAGCTGAACACATGGCAGAATATATATCTAAGACCTTGTTCTACACCTCCCTCCTTTATACTACCACCACTGAACATAAACGGGCAG TTGCTGAATTTTGTGGCAATGTGGAGTTGTGCCGGCTCACCGAGCAAGTCGTGTTCTCTGACCCATATAAAGTATCACAATATAATCGCTGGACTTCTCCTCAGCTTGATCACGATGCGGAGGCTGTCCGTGAGGATAATGATCTAAAGCTTGAAATTGCTCAATTGAAATCCAT GTTCTGCGAAAGAGCCCAAGCCTTGATTCATGGAGATCTTCACACTGGTTCTGTAATGGTTACCCAGGACTCGACCCAAGTGATTGACCCAGAATTTTCTTTCTATGGACCAATGGGATTTGATATAGGAGCCTACTTGGGAAATCTTATATTGGCCTACTTTGCTCAAGATGGGCATGCTACTGAAGGAAATGATAGGAAG GCGTACAAGAAATGGATACTAAAGACAATCGAAGAAACTTGGAATTTTTTCTACAAGAAATTTATTGCACTATGGGATGAAAACAAAGATGGTTCTGGTGAAGCATATCTTCTTCAAATTTATAACAACCCTGATGTTTGGCAACAAGTACAGACAAAGTACATGAGAgatttgttccatgattctcttGGGTTTGGCGCTGCCAAGATGATAAG GAGAATCGTGGGTGTCGCGCATGTTGAGGATTTTGAGTCGATAGTTGATGCTGGCAAACGGGCTGACTGTGAGCGAAAGGCTCTCAACTTGGCGAAAATGCTCCTGAAACAAAGGCGGAAGTTTGTGTCCATAGATGAAGTAATCTCAGCCATTCTACAAGCTGATCCATAG
- the LOC141599404 gene encoding triacylglycerol lipase 1-like, which yields MSSPHPITTLLLSLSLLCLSAVNSTVTDLLRRPSHGGGSLCHQLIAPAGYSCSEHTVQTKDGYLLALQRVSSPSFDHLQLRRFPPVLLIHGLFMAGDAWFLNPKEQSLGFLLADRGFDVWIANVRGTRWSHGHVSLSDRSKAFWDWSWEDLALYDLPAMIEYIYQLTNSKVFLVGHSQGTIMSLAAITQTDIVEMVEAAALLSPISYLDHINAPFVLRMVNINLDKMILAMGFHQLNFRSDMGIQLLDSLCDGHLDCVDMLGSITGKNCCFNTSRVEYYLEYEPHPSSVKNLNHLFQMIRKGTFARYDYGMLKNKRVYGFLKPPPFDLELVPESLPLWMAYGGTDDLADVIDVQRTIRELPCKKEVLYLDNYGHVDFLLSVKAKEDVYEHMIDFFSSLGKSSSL from the exons ATGTCTTCACCACACCCCATAACAACACTATTACTATCACTGTCACTCCTCTGCCTCTCCGCCGTCAACTCCACCGTCACCGACTTACTCCGCCGTCCGTCTCACGGCGGAGGAAGCCTATGCCACCAACTCATCGCTCCCGCTGGTTACTCTTGCTCTGAACACACC GTTCAAACCAAGGATGGTTACTTATTGGCTCTTCAGCGTGTTTCCTCCCCCTCTTTCGATCATCTTCAATTACGCCGTTTTCCTCCTGTTCTCCTTATACATGGCCTTTTTATG GCAGGTGATGCGTGGTTTCTAAACCCAAAGGAACAATCTTTAGGCTTCCTTCTTGCTGACCGTGGGTTTGATGTTTGGATTGCGAATGTGAGGGGAACACGATGGAGTCATGGCCATGTATCTCTTTCAGATAGGAGCAAG GCCTTTTGGGACTGGAGCTGGGAAGATTTGGCTTTATATGATCTTCCGGCAATGATCGAATATATATATCAGTTAACCAACTCCAAAGTATTCCTTGTTGGACATTCACAA GGTACAATTATGTCTTTGGCTGCAATCACACAGACAGATATAGTGGAAATGGTTGAAGCTGCAGCTCTTCTTTCGCCAATATCATACCTGGACCATATAAATGCTCCTTTCGTTCTTCGGATGGTTAATATTAATCTTGATAAG ATGATTCTTGCTATGGGATTTCATCAACTTAACTTTAGAAG TGATATGGGGATTCAGCTTCTGGATTCTTTGTGTGATGGTCATCTTGACTGTGTTGACATGTTGGGTTCTATAACTG GAAAAAATTGCTGCTTCAATACGTCAAGGGTGGAGTATTACCTTGAATATGAACCTCACCCCTCATCTGTCAAGAACTTGAACCACCTTTTTCAAA TGATCCGAAAAGGAACTTTTGCCAGGTATGACTATGGAATGCTGAAAAATAAGAGAGTTTATGGCTTCCTCAAACCCCCACCATTTGACCTTGAGCTTGTCCCTGAATCTTTGCCATTGTGGATGGCTTATGGTGGCACTGATGACTTGGCCGATGTGATAGATGTGCAACGCACAATCAGAGAGTTGCCATGCAAGAAAGAGGTGCTCTATCTGGACAATTATGGCCACGTTGATTTTCTCCTGAGTGTGAAGGCAAAGGAAGACGTATATGAGCATATGATTGACTTCTTCAGCTCGTTGGGAAAATCTAGCAGCCTCTGA
- the LOC141599405 gene encoding gallate 1-beta-glucosyltransferase 84A23-like → MASQNGHQNGHKHHQLIHVLMVSFPGQGHVNPLLRLGKRMASEGLLVTFVTTEDFGVGLRKANDSISAEPVPMGDGFIRFEFIDDELPDDEPMRRDLDRYLPHLESVGRRWVPDTLTRMAGEGRPVSCLINNSFIPWVTDVAEELGLPCAVLWPQSCASFMIHYYFYHKLVKFPTENALDVDTEIPTLPLLKWDEIPTFLHPATPYPFLGRAVLGQFKNINKAFCILMDTYYELEDESIDFTMKLLSPTPVRPIGPLYKKAVVGSDRVRADSFRADTECLKWLDGRPDGSVVYISFGTVVYLKQEQVDELAAGLEAAGVSFLWVIKPPHPDMSTVHHTLPEGFLDRVGDKGKIISFSPQEKVLAHPAVACFMTHCGWNSSMEAITSGVPLIAFPQWGDQVTDAKFLCDVFGMGAQLCRGEQDKRIITREEVENCLREATFGPKATEMKKNALKWKTGALKAIADGGSSDLNFRSYMDEIRKRSETVLANGNGH, encoded by the exons ATGGCTTCCCAAAATGGTCACCAAAATGGTCACAAACATCATCAACTTATACATGTATTGATGGTCTCTTTCCCCGGCCAAGGCCATGTTAATCCTCTTCTACGACTCGGTAAGCGTATGGCTTCCGAGGGTCTTTTGGTCACTTTCGTCACCACTGAAGACTTTGGTGTAGGCCTTCGTAAAGCCAATGACTCGATCTCGGCTGAACCTGTCCCTATGGGGGACGGGTTCATCCGATTCGAGTTCATCGATGATGAGCTCCCAGATGATGAGCCAATGAGGCGGGACCTGGATAGGTACCTTCCCCATTTGGAGTCAGTGGGTCGGCGTTGGGTGCCAGACACACTGACTCGTATGGCTGGGGAAGGTCGTCCAGTGTCCTGCCTCATTAACAACTCGTTCATCCCATGGGTGACCGATGTTGCTGAGGAGCTGGGATTACCCTGTGCTGTTCTTTGGCCTCAGTCATGCGCATCCTTTATGATCCATTATTACTTCTACCACAAACTAGTTAAATTCCCTACCGAAAATGCCCTCGACGTTGACACTGAAATTCCCACTTTACCCCTCTTAAAGTGGGACGAGATCCCTACTTTCCTACACCCAGCAACACCATACCCTTTCCTAGGAAGGGCAGTATTGGGACAATTCAAAAACATCAATAAAGCCTTCTGCATACTGATGGACACCTACTACGAGCTTGAAGACGAGTCCATTGACTTCACCATGAAGCTCCTTAGCCCAACCCCGGTCCGGCCCATCGGGCCGCTCTACAAAAAGGCCGTGGTAGGGTCGGATCGGGTACGGGCCGATTCGTTCAGGGCGGATACAGAATGTTTGAAATGGTTGGACGGGCGGCCCGACGGGTCAGTGGTCTACATATCATTCGGTACTGTAGTGTATCTAAAACAGGAGCAGGTGGATGAGCTGGCAGCCGGTCTAGAGGCGGCCGGGGTATCGTTTTTGTGGGTTATTAAACCGCCTCACCCGGATATGAGCACGGTTCATCATACTTTGCCTGAAGGGTTCCTTGACAGAGTTGGCGACAAGGGAAAG ATAATTAGTTTCAGTCCGCAAGAGAAAGTGCTAGCGCACCCAGCAGTAGCGTGTTTCATGACTCATTGTGGTTGGAACTCGTCGATGGAGGCAATAACCTCGGGAGTGCCTCTAATAGCATTCCCACAATGGGGTGACCAAGTGACCGATGCCAAGTTCCTTTGTGACGTGTTTGGCATGGGTGCCCAATTATGCCGGGGTGAGCAAGACAAAAGGATCATTACTAGGGAGGAAGTTGAGAATTGTTTACGCGAGGCTACCTTTGGTCCTAAAGCTACCGAAATGAAGAAGAATGCTCTCAAATGGAAGACGGGCGCTCTCAAGGCAATAGCCGATGGTGGGTCCTCGGACCTCAATTTCCGGTCCTATATGGACGAGATCCGAAAAAGGAGTGAAACCGTGCTTGCTAATGGAAATGGACACTAA